A single region of the Arthrobacter sp. zg-Y820 genome encodes:
- a CDS encoding type 1 glutamine amidotransferase domain-containing protein, whose product MAEHDISGKKVAFLLTDGVEQVELTSPWEAVKAAGGEPTLVSLSSGTIQGFDGIDKGETFTVDLTVADADAADYDALVLPGGVVNADYLRVDKDAQDFARAFFEAHKPVASICHAPWLLIEAGVVRGRDMTSYPSLATDLKNAGANWSDEEVVVDQGLVTSRNPGDLPAFNDKLVEEIAEGEHEGQHA is encoded by the coding sequence ATGGCTGAGCATGATATTTCCGGCAAGAAGGTCGCTTTTCTCCTAACCGACGGGGTGGAACAGGTGGAGCTCACCAGCCCGTGGGAAGCCGTGAAGGCTGCCGGCGGAGAGCCCACACTGGTCTCCCTGTCCAGCGGCACCATCCAGGGTTTCGACGGCATCGACAAGGGGGAGACCTTCACCGTCGACCTGACCGTCGCGGACGCGGACGCCGCGGACTATGACGCGCTGGTGCTGCCCGGGGGAGTGGTCAATGCCGATTACCTGCGGGTGGACAAAGACGCCCAGGATTTTGCCCGCGCGTTCTTCGAGGCGCACAAGCCGGTGGCGTCAATCTGCCATGCCCCCTGGCTGCTGATCGAGGCCGGCGTGGTCCGGGGGCGCGACATGACGTCCTATCCGTCCCTGGCGACGGACCTGAAGAACGCCGGCGCCAACTGGAGCGACGAGGAAGTGGTGGTGGACCAGGGCCTGGTGACCAGCCGCAACCCCGGCGACCTGCCCGCCTTCAACGACAAACTGGTCGAGGAAATCGCCGAAGGCGAGCACGAAGGCCAGCACGCCTGA
- a CDS encoding protein kinase gives MTDSPKHPAGALLGARYRLVEKIGAGAMGTVYRARDEFLDREVAVKLARSVAATPDEQRETDAEAKILARLNHHSLVTLLDAGTHLSDTGVQQVYLVMELVAGPALRERLQGGPLAARQVAQLGYDLAVGLDYMHDADVVHRDVKPANIMLFDYRGDDTRLRAKLTDFGVALVARGPQPQSGTFTGSAAYMSPEQARGEAVGTASDIYSLGLVLLQCLTGVPAYPGPALESAVARLLRPPAIPDTLEEGFRVLLREMTALEPQERPSAHDASLALFELAVAPRARHRQSPPLIPEKEAERLEAVRRYNLLDTPPDGAFDRITALASRLFSVPVAIVSVVDTDRIWFKSHHGTDAQQIGRDPGLCASAILQDDAWVVSDARADPRTLANPLVAGEFGLQFYAGVPLSTRDGYNLGTLCILDRTPRDFTDDDVLTLEDLAAIVMNDLELRLESQRALVG, from the coding sequence GTGACTGATTCCCCAAAGCACCCCGCGGGTGCGCTGCTGGGTGCGCGCTACCGGCTGGTCGAGAAGATCGGCGCCGGAGCGATGGGAACCGTGTACCGGGCCCGGGACGAATTCCTTGACCGCGAGGTCGCGGTCAAGCTGGCCCGCTCCGTTGCCGCCACTCCGGACGAGCAGCGTGAGACCGACGCCGAGGCCAAGATCCTGGCCCGCCTGAACCACCACAGCCTGGTCACTCTGCTGGATGCAGGCACCCACCTCAGCGACACCGGCGTCCAGCAGGTGTACCTGGTCATGGAACTGGTGGCGGGACCCGCCCTGCGCGAGCGGCTCCAGGGCGGCCCGTTGGCCGCACGCCAGGTGGCCCAGTTGGGCTACGACCTGGCAGTGGGTCTTGATTACATGCACGACGCCGACGTCGTGCACCGCGATGTGAAGCCTGCCAACATCATGCTGTTCGACTACCGCGGGGACGACACCCGGCTGCGGGCCAAGCTGACGGATTTCGGCGTGGCACTGGTCGCCCGCGGTCCGCAGCCGCAGAGCGGCACGTTCACCGGATCAGCGGCGTACATGAGCCCGGAGCAGGCCCGCGGCGAAGCTGTGGGCACGGCGTCCGACATCTATTCGCTCGGCCTGGTCCTGCTGCAGTGCCTCACCGGCGTGCCCGCCTACCCCGGGCCGGCCCTGGAGAGTGCCGTGGCGCGCCTCCTGAGGCCCCCTGCCATCCCCGACACCCTCGAAGAGGGGTTCCGGGTGCTGCTGCGTGAAATGACGGCACTGGAGCCGCAGGAGCGGCCTTCCGCCCATGATGCTTCGCTGGCACTGTTTGAACTGGCCGTGGCTCCGCGCGCCCGGCACCGGCAGAGCCCGCCGCTGATCCCCGAAAAAGAAGCGGAACGGCTGGAAGCGGTCCGCCGCTACAACCTGCTGGATACCCCGCCGGACGGCGCCTTCGACCGGATCACGGCTCTGGCCTCGCGGCTGTTCTCCGTGCCGGTGGCCATCGTGAGCGTGGTGGACACCGACCGGATCTGGTTCAAGTCCCACCACGGCACCGACGCCCAGCAGATCGGCAGGGATCCGGGACTCTGCGCCTCCGCCATTCTGCAGGATGATGCCTGGGTGGTCTCCGACGCCCGGGCGGATCCACGGACACTGGCCAATCCCCTGGTCGCCGGCGAGTTCGGCCTCCAGTTCTACGCCGGGGTCCCGCTCTCCACCCGCGACGGTTACAACCTGGGAACGCTGTGCATCCTGGACCGTACGCCGCGGGACTTCACCGACGACGACGTCCTGACCCTCGAGGACCTGGCCGCCATCGTGATGAATGACCTGGAGCTGCGGCTCGAAAGCCAGCGCGCCCTCGTCGGCTGA
- a CDS encoding ATPase yields the protein MTEYTSDADSDSDYPENWPTRRRLRAHTEHQNAGHGGSAAETSTFADRIFSGADERADDGGNFTGALPSDGGLADGDLAAYRLEGGLELDRPSMPPPLPPEPVFQSVAAGSAAAATPIREAPEPQDHPVQSAGLAEPAAPPTPELPAARPAPEPAPAGTPATRAEVRDRAPARRRASFLDTQTARIPATRGFRGVIASLGVRISPSESELAERRDIRAVSQHWPGPRTISVVNGKGGANKTPTTVMLAAVFARNGGGPVLAWDNNETRGTLGWRTEQGPHDATVMDLLPNTGNLLSPAAQSALLARFVHHQTEDKFDVLRSKPDVLASEQKITMADFDALHEVASKYFRLNIMDSGNDESAERWLRMIHHTDQLVIATTTVDEHAEAGALLLEALQERGGAFAQLAANAVVIVSQSNRNGTDAQIRSVAQGFEPLARATVTIPYDAALRKGQIRYGSLRSATQRAWLTAAAAVAAGLSETGPVS from the coding sequence ATGACTGAGTACACATCCGACGCCGATTCCGATTCCGATTACCCGGAGAACTGGCCCACTCGGCGAAGGCTGCGTGCGCACACCGAACACCAGAATGCGGGGCACGGCGGGTCGGCGGCTGAAACCTCCACATTCGCCGACCGGATTTTCAGCGGGGCGGACGAGAGGGCCGACGACGGCGGCAACTTTACGGGAGCCCTTCCCTCCGACGGCGGCCTTGCCGACGGTGACCTTGCCGCGTACCGCTTGGAGGGCGGGCTCGAGCTGGATCGACCGTCGATGCCTCCGCCGCTGCCCCCGGAACCGGTTTTCCAGTCGGTCGCTGCCGGTTCCGCTGCCGCCGCAACGCCCATCCGGGAAGCCCCGGAACCGCAGGACCATCCCGTTCAGTCTGCTGGTCTGGCCGAACCCGCCGCCCCGCCCACGCCCGAGCTGCCCGCCGCCCGTCCCGCTCCCGAACCCGCCCCCGCTGGAACGCCGGCAACCCGCGCCGAAGTGCGCGACCGTGCACCGGCCCGCCGCCGGGCCTCGTTCCTGGACACGCAGACCGCCCGGATTCCCGCCACCCGAGGCTTCCGCGGCGTTATAGCCAGCCTCGGCGTGCGGATATCACCCTCTGAGTCCGAGCTGGCGGAGCGCCGCGACATCCGGGCGGTCAGCCAGCACTGGCCCGGCCCGCGGACCATCTCCGTGGTCAACGGCAAGGGCGGTGCCAACAAAACGCCCACCACGGTGATGCTTGCGGCCGTGTTTGCCCGCAACGGCGGCGGCCCCGTGCTCGCCTGGGACAACAATGAAACCCGGGGAACCCTGGGCTGGCGCACCGAGCAGGGTCCGCACGACGCAACCGTCATGGACCTGCTGCCGAACACCGGCAACCTGCTGTCGCCGGCGGCCCAATCGGCGCTGCTGGCCCGCTTCGTGCACCACCAAACCGAGGACAAGTTTGACGTCCTGCGGTCGAAGCCCGACGTCCTGGCCTCCGAGCAGAAGATCACGATGGCGGACTTTGATGCCCTGCACGAGGTTGCCTCGAAGTACTTCCGGCTGAACATCATGGACTCCGGCAACGATGAAAGCGCCGAGCGCTGGCTGCGGATGATCCACCACACGGATCAGCTGGTGATCGCCACCACCACGGTGGATGAACATGCCGAGGCCGGCGCCCTGCTCCTCGAAGCCCTGCAGGAACGCGGCGGTGCGTTTGCGCAGCTGGCGGCCAACGCCGTCGTCATCGTCAGCCAGTCCAACCGCAACGGCACTGATGCCCAGATCCGCTCGGTGGCGCAGGGCTTTGAGCCGCTGGCCCGGGCCACCGTCACCATTCCCTACGACGCTGCGCTGCGGAAGGGGCAAATCCGGTACGGTTCGCTTCGCTCGGCGACGCAGCGGGCCTGGCTCACCGCCGCTGCGGCAGTGGCCGCGGGCCTGTCGGAAACAGGGCCCGTTAGCTGA
- a CDS encoding DEAD/DEAH box helicase has product MLDSVENTETAATAAPEAEENQVLFTDFGLDPRVLQALVDVGYEKPSPIQAATIPLLLEGRDVVGLAQTGTGKTAAFAVPALSLMAGLPATKDTQILVLAPTRELALQSAEAFASYAKHIDNFTVLPVYGGSAYGPQLAGLRRGAQVVVGTPGRVIDHISKGSLDLSNLQYLVLDEADEMLRMGFAEDVEQILSTTPADKQVALFSATMPGAIRKIAKKYLNNPAEVTVKSKTTTGANTRQRYVQVMGPHKLDAMTRILESEDYDGVIAFVRTKMATEDLADKLKARGYLAAAINGDIPQQQRERTVEALRSGKIDILVATDVAARGLDVERISHVINYDIPHDTESYVHRIGRTGRAGRTGDAILFMTPREKYLLRAIEKATRQPVEHMQLPSIDIVNNKRLAKFSEQITETLASEDVSVFRDLVTTYLADHDVTPEEVAAALAVMAQGGRPLLMEEIPQAPARQRERSEGRGDATGSRGPTRPLTEGNATYRIAVGRRQRVMPGSIVGAIANEGGLSSAQIGGIDIRADHTLVELPADLSQDQLRALSRTRIGGELIHLELDNGRKPSRERESGGFNDRGDRGGFKKDFKKRDGERSFGDRSASDRGSDRGGFKKREGDRGGFKPAGTRQPRFRD; this is encoded by the coding sequence TTGCTTGACTCTGTAGAAAACACCGAAACCGCAGCAACCGCCGCTCCCGAAGCCGAAGAGAACCAGGTTCTCTTCACCGACTTCGGTCTGGACCCGCGCGTTCTGCAGGCACTGGTAGACGTAGGCTACGAAAAGCCTTCTCCCATCCAGGCAGCCACCATCCCCCTCCTGCTTGAAGGCCGCGACGTCGTCGGCCTGGCGCAGACCGGAACCGGCAAGACCGCCGCATTCGCGGTTCCCGCCCTGTCCCTGATGGCCGGCCTGCCCGCCACCAAGGACACCCAGATCCTCGTGCTGGCCCCGACCCGCGAACTGGCCCTTCAGTCCGCTGAAGCCTTCGCTTCCTACGCCAAGCACATCGACAACTTCACCGTCCTGCCGGTTTACGGCGGATCCGCCTACGGCCCCCAGTTGGCCGGCCTGCGCCGCGGCGCCCAGGTTGTTGTCGGTACCCCGGGTCGCGTCATCGACCACATCTCCAAGGGTTCCCTGGACCTGTCCAACCTTCAGTACCTGGTACTGGACGAGGCCGACGAAATGCTCCGCATGGGCTTCGCCGAAGATGTTGAGCAGATCCTCTCGACCACACCCGCCGACAAGCAGGTGGCACTGTTCTCCGCCACGATGCCCGGCGCGATCCGCAAGATCGCCAAGAAGTACCTGAACAACCCGGCCGAGGTCACGGTCAAGTCCAAGACGACCACCGGTGCGAACACCCGCCAGCGCTACGTGCAGGTCATGGGCCCGCACAAGCTGGACGCGATGACCCGCATCCTGGAAAGCGAAGACTACGACGGCGTCATCGCCTTCGTCCGCACCAAGATGGCAACCGAGGACCTGGCTGACAAGCTCAAGGCCCGCGGCTACCTGGCCGCAGCAATCAACGGTGACATCCCGCAGCAGCAGCGCGAGCGCACCGTCGAGGCCCTGCGCAGCGGCAAGATCGACATCCTGGTTGCCACCGACGTCGCCGCCCGCGGTCTTGACGTTGAGCGCATCAGCCACGTCATCAACTACGACATCCCGCATGACACGGAGTCCTACGTCCACCGCATCGGCCGCACCGGCCGTGCAGGACGCACCGGCGACGCGATCCTCTTCATGACCCCGCGTGAGAAGTACCTGCTGCGGGCCATCGAGAAGGCTACCCGCCAGCCGGTTGAGCACATGCAGCTTCCGAGCATCGACATCGTGAACAACAAGCGCCTCGCGAAGTTCTCCGAGCAGATCACCGAAACCCTGGCATCCGAGGATGTCTCGGTCTTCCGCGATCTGGTCACGACCTACCTGGCCGACCACGACGTCACTCCCGAGGAAGTTGCCGCTGCACTGGCCGTCATGGCCCAGGGCGGCCGCCCGCTGCTGATGGAAGAAATTCCGCAGGCTCCGGCCCGCCAGCGCGAGCGTTCCGAAGGCCGCGGCGACGCGACCGGCTCCCGCGGCCCGACACGCCCGCTGACCGAAGGCAATGCAACGTACCGCATCGCCGTCGGCCGCCGCCAGCGCGTTATGCCCGGCTCCATCGTTGGCGCCATTGCCAACGAAGGCGGACTCTCCTCCGCACAGATCGGCGGCATCGACATCCGCGCCGACCACACGCTCGTTGAACTCCCGGCTGACCTCAGCCAGGATCAGCTGCGCGCCCTGTCCCGCACCCGGATCGGCGGCGAGCTGATCCACCTCGAGCTGGACAACGGCCGCAAGCCGTCCCGCGAACGCGAAAGCGGCGGCTTCAACGACCGCGGCGACCGCGGCGGCTTCAAGAAGGATTTCAAGAAGCGCGACGGCGAGCGTTCCTTCGGTGACCGCAGTGCCAGCGACCGCGGCAGCGACCGTGGCGGCTTCAAGAAGCGCGAAGGCGACCGCGGCGGCTTCAAGCCTGCCGGTACCCGCCAGCCGCGTTTCCGCGACTAA
- a CDS encoding NfeD family protein, with protein MIYVWGGAWALGIWALLNNFRRGRANVPPLLWWAGLPFCLVGGMMHAVSGSPYAGLAAGLLAALLVHLPAAARNNKKIVRKKDAPSYIGRQGVVTRPLYSLDKGRINLEGRVRIDSDRNVYAITVGTTEKVEIPKGGRVRIVGHDGGDRLVVEPLENFAAGYLLH; from the coding sequence ATGATCTACGTTTGGGGCGGGGCCTGGGCCCTCGGCATTTGGGCCCTGCTCAATAATTTCCGGCGTGGACGCGCAAATGTTCCGCCCTTATTGTGGTGGGCCGGACTGCCGTTCTGCCTCGTGGGCGGGATGATGCATGCGGTTTCGGGTTCACCGTACGCCGGTTTGGCAGCGGGCCTGCTCGCCGCCCTCCTGGTGCATTTGCCGGCCGCTGCGCGGAACAACAAAAAGATAGTCCGCAAGAAAGATGCTCCCTCTTACATCGGCCGGCAGGGAGTTGTCACGAGGCCGCTTTACAGCCTCGACAAGGGCAGGATCAACCTGGAGGGACGGGTCCGGATCGATTCTGACCGGAACGTCTATGCCATCACCGTGGGAACAACTGAGAAGGTGGAGATCCCCAAGGGCGGCCGGGTGCGGATTGTCGGCCACGACGGCGGTGACCGCCTCGTGGTCGAGCCGTTGGAAAACTTCGCCGCCGGTTATCTGCTGCATTGA
- a CDS encoding MOSC domain-containing protein — protein MSSGTLLAVCRVHELLPTSDSTGVTAIDKRPAAGPVKVYGLGLSGDLQASRKHHGGESKAVYAYSQDDADYWAAELGTEIMPGLFGENLRIAGIPVSEAVIGERWQIGATTLLEVTCPRTPCRNFAVRMQQPRWVARFAEAGRVGTYLRVVRNGTISAGDTVSVIHRPNHGVTSGDVFRGVSGEQARLLARAEANGELRLSPELQKILRKLHRRQAAANA, from the coding sequence ATGAGCTCCGGAACCCTGCTGGCGGTCTGCCGCGTCCACGAACTTCTGCCCACCTCCGATTCCACGGGCGTCACTGCCATCGACAAGCGCCCGGCCGCCGGACCGGTTAAGGTGTACGGCCTCGGTTTGAGCGGGGATCTGCAGGCCAGCCGCAAACATCACGGCGGGGAGTCCAAGGCCGTCTACGCCTATTCGCAGGACGACGCCGACTATTGGGCGGCAGAGCTGGGCACGGAGATCATGCCCGGGCTGTTCGGGGAAAACCTGCGCATCGCGGGCATCCCGGTATCCGAAGCCGTGATCGGAGAGCGCTGGCAAATCGGGGCAACAACCCTGCTGGAGGTAACGTGCCCGCGGACGCCCTGCCGGAACTTCGCCGTCCGGATGCAGCAGCCCCGCTGGGTGGCCCGGTTTGCCGAGGCCGGCAGGGTGGGCACCTACCTGCGCGTCGTTCGGAACGGCACCATCAGTGCCGGGGACACCGTGTCCGTCATCCACCGCCCCAACCACGGGGTGACCTCAGGGGATGTTTTTCGCGGGGTGTCGGGCGAACAGGCCCGGCTGCTGGCCCGGGCAGAGGCCAACGGGGAGCTCAGGCTCTCGCCGGAACTGCAGAAAATACTGCGGAAACTGCACCGCCGCCAGGCCGCCGCAAATGCGTAA
- a CDS encoding DUF2797 domain-containing protein, producing MTAAGRYLCTGVSWDDDGPYLALSTPEGARERRRLDAGTALAYRVLPGDGGALKYCLGSVKVQDRHTRLHEPCPGHAPADRGYQCGPCFARDDWRLVHNSHRSGIASPGLKLYLAQPHWLYVATFADGTTKVGPAADGHKRLRLTEQGAVAARYVARAGDGRVVRILEDLVTAEAGLVQAVRAGAKTAALTRPLAPDLLDGINSRHAASARHLLRGSGIEGFAVADEAWQRPEQAQTVLGAAGAAPYPLDPGSGEHGLSIEAMLGAAALVRVEGSDTPFVANLARLKGRRLQTGPYRTLLPALQTALF from the coding sequence ATGACTGCTGCCGGCCGGTACCTGTGCACCGGAGTTTCCTGGGACGACGACGGCCCGTACCTGGCGCTGAGCACTCCCGAGGGAGCACGGGAGCGCCGGCGGCTCGACGCCGGCACCGCCCTGGCCTACCGGGTGCTGCCCGGGGACGGCGGAGCCCTGAAATACTGCCTCGGCTCCGTGAAGGTGCAGGACAGGCACACCCGGCTCCACGAACCCTGTCCGGGACACGCTCCGGCGGACCGCGGCTATCAGTGCGGGCCCTGCTTCGCCCGTGACGACTGGCGGCTGGTGCACAACAGCCACCGGTCAGGCATCGCGTCCCCGGGGCTGAAGCTGTACCTGGCCCAGCCGCACTGGCTCTATGTGGCGACCTTTGCCGACGGCACCACCAAGGTGGGCCCGGCCGCTGACGGGCACAAGCGCCTGCGCCTGACCGAGCAGGGCGCGGTGGCGGCGCGTTACGTTGCCCGCGCCGGGGACGGACGCGTGGTCCGCATCCTCGAAGATTTGGTCACGGCCGAAGCGGGGCTGGTCCAGGCGGTCCGTGCCGGCGCGAAGACCGCGGCACTGACCCGGCCGTTGGCGCCGGACCTTCTGGACGGAATCAATTCCCGCCACGCGGCGTCCGCGCGTCATCTGCTGCGCGGCTCCGGCATCGAAGGGTTCGCCGTCGCTGACGAGGCCTGGCAGCGCCCGGAGCAGGCGCAAACCGTGCTCGGCGCGGCCGGGGCGGCCCCGTACCCGCTGGATCCGGGCAGCGGTGAACACGGTCTGTCCATCGAGGCCATGCTGGGAGCCGCGGCGCTGGTGCGGGTGGAGGGCTCCGACACGCCATTCGTTGCGAATCTGGCCCGGCTCAAGGGCCGGCGCCTGCAGACCGGCCCCTACCGGACCCTTTTGCCGGCCCTGCAGACCGCGCTCTTCTGA